The Pedobacter mucosus genome window below encodes:
- a CDS encoding FtsW/RodA/SpoVE family cell cycle protein — MFQALLNKTKGDRWIWLIIILLSLISVMAVYSATGTLAYKKGEAVEKLLLTKHLIFVLMGIGMIYIAHLLDYRYYAGISKILMIITIPLLFYTLIFGANVNDASRWVKIPVIGLTFQTSDLAKLALITFLARMLTKKQENIKNVKESFIPIMGSVCVVFVLIALANLSTALMLFGVSILLLIIGRISIKQISIVCVGGAILLLFVVFLGPRRATYASRIKSFIHPEQQHSDKTFQADQAKIALATGGVFGKGPGNSTQRNFLPHPYSDFIFAIIIEEWGTLGGIVIMMLYLILLYRCIKIVTKAPKAFGALLAAGLSFSLTIQAFANMAVAVGLGPVTGVPLPLVSMGGTSMIFTSVAFGIILSVSRDVEENLAGLIKEEKEKSNKVIVGEIPAFG, encoded by the coding sequence ATGTTTCAAGCACTACTTAATAAAACTAAAGGCGATAGATGGATCTGGTTGATTATCATCCTGCTTTCGCTAATCTCCGTAATGGCCGTTTATAGCGCTACGGGAACTTTGGCGTACAAAAAGGGCGAAGCTGTAGAAAAATTGCTTTTAACAAAACATTTAATCTTCGTTTTAATGGGGATTGGAATGATTTATATTGCCCATTTGTTGGATTACAGGTATTACGCAGGCATCTCAAAAATCTTGATGATCATTACAATTCCGTTGTTGTTCTATACTTTGATTTTTGGTGCTAATGTAAATGATGCTTCCCGCTGGGTAAAAATTCCGGTAATTGGTTTAACGTTTCAAACATCCGATTTGGCTAAACTTGCTCTAATTACGTTTCTGGCTAGAATGTTAACCAAAAAACAGGAAAATATTAAGAATGTAAAAGAATCTTTCATCCCAATTATGGGCTCAGTTTGTGTGGTTTTTGTGCTTATTGCGCTGGCAAATTTATCTACCGCTTTAATGTTATTCGGTGTAAGTATTTTACTGTTGATTATTGGAAGGATTAGCATTAAACAGATTTCTATAGTTTGTGTTGGAGGCGCCATTTTATTATTGTTTGTGGTATTTTTGGGTCCTAGACGTGCAACTTACGCCTCTCGTATCAAGTCTTTTATTCACCCTGAACAACAGCATTCTGATAAAACTTTCCAAGCAGATCAAGCTAAAATTGCTTTAGCAACTGGTGGTGTTTTTGGCAAAGGACCTGGAAACAGTACGCAAAGGAACTTTTTGCCTCACCCGTATTCAGATTTTATTTTCGCCATTATTATTGAGGAGTGGGGAACATTAGGAGGTATTGTAATCATGATGCTTTACCTAATCCTCTTATATCGATGTATAAAAATTGTAACCAAAGCGCCCAAGGCATTTGGTGCCCTACTGGCGGCAGGATTAAGTTTTAGTCTAACCATTCAGGCTTTTGCAAATATGGCGGTTGCTGTAGGTTTAGGTCCGGTAACCGGAGTTCCATTGCCATTGGTAAGTATGGGCGGAACCTCAATGATTTTTACCAGTGTTGCCTTCGGAATTATATTGAGCGTAAGCAGAGATGTAGAAGAAAACTTGGCTGGTTTAATAAAGGAAGAAAAAGAAAAAAGTAATAAAGTGATTGTTGGAGAGATACCGGCTTTTGGATAG
- a CDS encoding GxxExxY protein produces MIISKAYLKDLTYQVNGAAIEVHKALGAGLLESTYHRCMRHELLLRGIHFETEMMVPVHYKGMDIDTNLRCDLFVENVLTIELKSVDKIMPIHEAQIITYMKLLSSPKGIMYNFNTVNIYTEGQKTYVNDLYRFLPE; encoded by the coding sequence ATGATAATAAGTAAAGCATATTTAAAGGATTTAACTTATCAAGTCAATGGCGCTGCCATTGAAGTGCATAAGGCTTTAGGTGCAGGGTTGTTAGAAAGTACTTATCATAGATGTATGAGACACGAACTTTTGCTTAGGGGAATTCATTTTGAAACTGAAATGATGGTCCCTGTTCATTATAAAGGTATGGACATAGATACAAATCTTAGGTGTGATTTATTTGTTGAAAATGTTTTAACGATTGAATTAAAATCCGTGGATAAAATTATGCCGATCCATGAAGCGCAAATTATTACCTATATGAAACTATTAAGTTCACCAAAAGGAATTATGTACAACTTCAATACAGTTAATATATATACTGAAGGGCAGAAAACATACGTAAACGATTTATATAGATTTTTACCTGAATAA
- the murG gene encoding undecaprenyldiphospho-muramoylpentapeptide beta-N-acetylglucosaminyltransferase encodes MNNFPKIIISGGGTGGHIFPAVAIANALKRIVPTCEILFVGAIGRMEMEKVPAAGYKIIGLNISGMQRGSIVKNLALPFKIIGSVRKAIQIINDFKPDVVVGVGGYASGPILYAASLKGIPYLIQEQNSYAGITNKWLGKKASKICVAFNDMEQFFPVDKILKTGNPVRKDVVDIKGKHYAGAELLKLDPLKKTILVTGGSLGARTLNKSIEKHLPDILAEDVQLIWQTGKFYYKEVIERLGLAYHPNVRILEFLNKMDLAYAAADVIISRAGAGTIAELCLIKKPVILVPSPNVAEDHQTKNAMALAKNGAAILITDRYAEDTLVKEALMLLKNKELSEKLSDNLGKMALPKADEIIANEVLKLVEE; translated from the coding sequence ATGAATAATTTCCCAAAAATTATCATATCGGGTGGTGGCACCGGCGGGCATATTTTTCCCGCCGTAGCCATAGCCAATGCGCTAAAACGTATTGTGCCAACCTGTGAAATTTTATTTGTGGGCGCAATTGGTCGCATGGAAATGGAAAAGGTTCCAGCTGCCGGATATAAAATAATTGGTTTAAATATCAGTGGGATGCAACGCGGTTCGATTGTAAAAAATCTGGCCCTGCCTTTTAAAATAATTGGAAGCGTACGCAAGGCAATTCAAATTATTAATGATTTTAAACCTGATGTTGTTGTGGGCGTTGGCGGCTATGCATCCGGACCAATACTATACGCGGCATCTTTAAAAGGAATACCTTATTTAATACAAGAGCAAAATTCGTATGCAGGGATAACCAACAAGTGGTTAGGTAAAAAGGCTTCGAAAATTTGTGTTGCTTTTAATGATATGGAACAGTTTTTTCCTGTTGATAAAATTTTGAAAACAGGAAATCCAGTTCGTAAGGATGTGGTAGATATTAAAGGGAAACATTATGCTGGCGCTGAGCTATTAAAACTCGATCCATTAAAAAAAACAATATTGGTTACTGGCGGAAGTTTGGGTGCCAGAACTTTAAATAAGAGTATTGAAAAACATTTGCCTGATATACTAGCTGAAGATGTTCAGTTGATATGGCAAACTGGGAAATTTTATTACAAGGAGGTTATAGAAAGATTGGGTTTAGCATATCATCCAAATGTTAGGATTTTAGAGTTTTTAAATAAAATGGATTTGGCTTATGCAGCTGCTGATGTAATTATTTCTAGAGCAGGTGCGGGCACAATCGCAGAACTCTGTTTAATTAAAAAACCGGTTATTTTAGTTCCTTCTCCAAATGTTGCGGAAGATCATCAAACTAAAAATGCAATGGCTTTAGCAAAAAATGGTGCTGCTATTTTAATTACTGATCGCTATGCAGAAGATACATTGGTGAAAGAAGCTTTAATGCTTTTAAAAAATAAAGAATTGAGTGAAAAGTTATCAGATAATTTAGGAAAAATGGCTTTGCCTAAAGCAGATGAAATTATTGCTAATGAAGTGTTGAAGCTGGTAGAAGAATAA
- the murC gene encoding UDP-N-acetylmuramate--L-alanine ligase, with product MELGKINKVYFVGIGGIGMSALARYFAKRGQEVSGYDKTKTKLTATLEEEGISISYQDEVAALPSSFLNKQDDLLVVYTPAIPKDSKILNYFLDKGFDLKKRSEVLGIISKGMFCIAVAGTHGKTTTSSIVAHILKDTGYDCTAFLGGITSNYNSNVLFGNNNVVVVEADEYDRSFLTLHPDIAVITSMDADHLDIYGDKNQLEESFRLFAAQLKESGTLYAHEDLPLANYISYAASETAVAKPKNLRVEGSKFLFDYQDAAQSIKDISLMLPGKHNVENTTVAIAIALQLGINAEKVKQAVANFKGVKRRFEFIVDNNQQIYIDDYAHHPEELKACFDAVRQLYPNKKLTVIFQPHLFTRTRDFADEFSKVLSTADELLLLEIYPARELPLEGIDSQFLMNKITLEDKKICSKDFVLQHIKDTKPELILTVGAGDIDTIVEPIKNILNHV from the coding sequence ATGGAATTAGGTAAAATAAACAAAGTGTATTTCGTGGGTATCGGTGGTATCGGTATGAGTGCGCTTGCACGTTATTTTGCCAAACGCGGTCAGGAAGTAAGTGGTTATGATAAAACGAAAACTAAGCTAACGGCCACACTAGAAGAAGAAGGAATTTCAATTTCTTATCAGGATGAAGTTGCTGCTTTACCAAGTTCTTTTCTGAATAAGCAAGATGATTTATTGGTGGTTTACACGCCTGCAATTCCGAAGGATTCGAAAATTTTAAATTACTTTTTAGACAAAGGATTTGACTTAAAGAAACGTTCTGAAGTTTTAGGAATTATCAGCAAAGGTATGTTTTGCATTGCAGTTGCTGGCACTCATGGAAAAACGACAACTTCATCAATTGTTGCACATATTCTAAAGGATACGGGTTATGATTGCACAGCTTTTTTAGGTGGGATTACCAGTAATTATAATAGCAACGTGTTATTCGGAAATAACAATGTAGTGGTTGTAGAAGCTGATGAATATGATCGTTCGTTCCTAACTTTACATCCTGATATTGCTGTAATTACTTCAATGGATGCGGATCATTTAGATATTTATGGCGATAAAAATCAGCTGGAAGAATCTTTCCGTTTGTTCGCTGCACAGTTAAAGGAAAGTGGAACTTTGTATGCGCATGAAGATCTGCCATTAGCAAATTATATCAGCTATGCTGCCAGTGAAACTGCGGTTGCAAAACCTAAAAATTTAAGGGTAGAAGGATCGAAATTTTTATTTGATTACCAGGATGCAGCGCAAAGTATAAAGGATATCAGCTTGATGCTGCCTGGAAAACATAATGTAGAAAATACAACGGTCGCCATCGCAATTGCGCTGCAATTGGGTATTAATGCAGAAAAAGTTAAGCAAGCGGTAGCTAATTTCAAAGGTGTAAAACGCAGATTTGAATTTATTGTAGATAACAATCAGCAGATTTATATTGATGATTATGCGCATCATCCTGAAGAATTGAAAGCCTGTTTTGATGCCGTTAGACAATTATATCCTAACAAAAAATTAACGGTTATTTTTCAGCCGCATTTGTTTACCCGCACCCGTGATTTTGCGGATGAATTTTCAAAAGTTTTAAGCACCGCTGATGAATTGTTGTTATTAGAAATTTATCCAGCTAGAGAATTGCCTTTAGAAGGCATTGATTCTCAATTTTTAATGAATAAGATAACATTAGAGGATAAAAAAATATGTTCAAAAGATTTTGTGCTTCAGCATATTAAAGATACAAAACCTGAATTAATTTTAACCGTTGGAGCTGGCGATATTGACACCATCGTTGAACCCATAAAAAATATTTTAAATCATGTTTAA
- a CDS encoding cell division protein FtsQ/DivIB, translated as MFKRINWSAIFTGFAWLISLAGVVVLLSFINVKKQEVKCTDVKILIPGADNFIEREEIDAILRQDQGVLLGRNLEKINIHQIEKKLQSNPYIGFAKVYVDMDGILHIEIKQRQPILRILNAQGQDFYIDNDGLKMPISSNFTANVLVATGNISEVFGSRVDTLHTQLARDLYKTALYIKQDTLWDSQIEQITVDSKNDIELVPRVGNQRIIVGNADSLDTKMKNLLIFYKQAMPQVGWDTYRTISIKYTNQIVCEKRDSSQIAKRKVISSGDSLKIQRQVSDSLIRNVIGEAMNNKTASNTNVKAEPKKQELPQPEAKKLVPKEVEKTKIKKPEEKKVIAIAVTKPKIVKPEEKKDKPKSLASVQAKPKQSAEDLKKQREKEIRALEKQYKTQQN; from the coding sequence ATGTTTAAGCGAATCAATTGGAGTGCGATATTTACTGGCTTTGCCTGGCTAATTAGTCTGGCGGGTGTGGTGGTACTTTTGAGTTTCATTAACGTAAAAAAGCAGGAAGTAAAATGTACTGACGTTAAAATATTAATTCCCGGGGCGGATAATTTTATCGAACGTGAAGAAATTGATGCAATTTTAAGACAAGATCAAGGCGTGCTTTTGGGGCGGAACCTAGAAAAAATCAATATCCATCAAATTGAAAAAAAGTTACAATCAAATCCTTATATCGGTTTTGCCAAAGTTTATGTTGATATGGATGGCATATTGCATATCGAAATTAAACAAAGACAACCCATTCTAAGAATCTTAAATGCTCAAGGTCAGGATTTTTACATTGATAATGATGGGTTAAAGATGCCAATTTCATCAAATTTCACCGCCAATGTTTTAGTGGCTACAGGAAATATTTCGGAAGTTTTTGGATCGCGGGTGGATACATTACACACACAGTTGGCTCGTGATTTGTATAAGACAGCTCTTTACATTAAACAAGATACCCTGTGGGATTCTCAAATTGAGCAAATTACAGTTGATAGTAAAAACGATATCGAATTGGTACCTAGAGTCGGAAATCAACGCATAATTGTTGGTAACGCAGATTCGCTTGATACCAAGATGAAAAACCTTTTAATTTTTTACAAACAGGCCATGCCACAGGTGGGTTGGGATACTTACCGAACGATTAGCATTAAATATACCAACCAAATTGTTTGCGAAAAAAGGGATTCTTCGCAAATAGCAAAGAGAAAAGTAATATCAAGTGGTGATAGTTTAAAAATTCAAAGGCAAGTTTCAGATTCCCTTATCAGGAACGTAATTGGTGAGGCGATGAACAATAAAACTGCATCAAACACCAATGTAAAAGCAGAGCCGAAAAAACAAGAATTACCACAACCAGAAGCAAAAAAATTAGTTCCAAAGGAAGTAGAGAAAACAAAAATCAAGAAACCTGAAGAAAAAAAGGTAATAGCAATTGCGGTAACTAAGCCAAAAATTGTAAAACCGGAAGAAAAAAAAGACAAGCCTAAATCTTTAGCTTCAGTACAAGCAAAGCCTAAACAATCTGCAGAGGATTTGAAAAAGCAAAGAGAAAAAGAAATAAGAGCCCTAGAAAAACAATATAAAACTCAACAAAATTAA
- the ftsA gene encoding cell division protein FtsA, which yields MDKAKFTSQSPIVVGLDIGTTKICVIVGRRTQHGKIEILGIGKAESAGVTRGVVSNIQKTVQGIAQAVEVASGQSNVEIQVVNVGIAGQHIKSLQHRGILTRRELNNEIGKKDIDKLIDDMFKLVMPPGEEIIHVLPQEFTIDNEPGIKDPIGMAGVRLEANFHIISGQVTAVKNIIKCVNNAGLQTQELILEPLASSESVLSDEEKEAGIALVDIGGGTTDIAIFHEGIIRHTAVIPFGGNSVTEDIREGCSVMRNQAELLKTRFGSALAEENKENEIICVPGLRGREPKEISVKNLAYVIQARMEEIIEHVYYEIKSSGYEKKLIGGIVITGGGALLKHLSQAVEYVTGLDCRIGYPNEHLSKYEDMPKAIYDDLKSPMYATSVGLLIKGIQKAEELIEEMKQPGVFVEKPKALKEKEKRGPGLFDKLLAKTKTFIQDDMNVSDEDYLKS from the coding sequence ATGGACAAGGCAAAATTTACTAGTCAGTCTCCCATTGTAGTAGGATTAGATATCGGTACTACAAAAATATGTGTTATCGTTGGTCGTAGAACCCAACATGGTAAGATAGAAATTTTAGGAATAGGGAAGGCGGAATCGGCGGGTGTAACACGAGGAGTGGTTTCTAACATTCAAAAAACAGTACAGGGTATTGCGCAAGCGGTTGAGGTTGCGAGTGGCCAATCTAATGTCGAAATACAGGTCGTTAATGTTGGTATTGCTGGTCAGCATATTAAAAGTTTACAACACAGAGGGATTTTAACAAGAAGAGAATTAAATAACGAAATCGGTAAAAAAGACATCGATAAGTTAATTGATGATATGTTTAAGTTGGTAATGCCCCCAGGGGAAGAAATTATTCATGTATTGCCACAAGAATTTACCATTGATAATGAACCTGGAATTAAAGATCCTATCGGGATGGCGGGCGTTCGTTTGGAGGCTAATTTCCATATCATCTCCGGACAAGTAACCGCAGTTAAAAACATTATCAAATGTGTAAACAATGCAGGTTTACAAACTCAGGAATTAATTCTTGAGCCGTTGGCTTCTTCTGAATCGGTGTTGAGCGATGAAGAAAAAGAAGCGGGTATTGCATTGGTTGATATTGGTGGTGGTACAACTGATATTGCAATTTTCCATGAAGGTATTATTCGCCACACAGCAGTAATTCCGTTTGGTGGCAATAGCGTTACGGAAGATATTAGAGAAGGTTGTTCGGTAATGCGCAATCAGGCAGAGTTGTTAAAAACCCGTTTTGGATCTGCTTTAGCTGAAGAAAATAAAGAGAATGAAATCATTTGTGTTCCAGGTTTACGTGGTCGTGAGCCGAAAGAAATTTCGGTAAAAAATCTTGCTTACGTAATACAGGCCCGTATGGAAGAAATCATCGAGCATGTGTACTATGAAATTAAATCTTCCGGTTACGAAAAGAAATTAATAGGTGGCATCGTTATAACTGGTGGAGGTGCGTTATTAAAACATTTGAGTCAGGCCGTAGAATATGTAACTGGTTTAGATTGCCGTATTGGTTATCCGAATGAGCATTTATCTAAGTATGAAGATATGCCAAAGGCGATTTACGATGATTTAAAGAGCCCAATGTACGCAACCAGTGTAGGTTTGTTGATCAAAGGAATTCAGAAAGCTGAAGAGCTAATTGAAGAAATGAAACAACCTGGTGTTTTTGTAGAAAAACCAAAAGCATTAAAGGAAAAAGAAAAACGCGGACCAGGTTTGTTCGATAAATTACTTGCAAAAACTAAAACTTTCATTCAGGATGATATGAATGTTAGTGATGAAGATTACTTGAAAAGTTAA
- the ftsZ gene encoding cell division protein FtsZ: MQFEMLKDKSSIIKVIGVGGGGGNAVNHMYLSGITGVDFIICNTDAQALESSPIPNKVQLGASLTEGMGAGSIPEVGKNSAIENIDDIKAMLGSTTKMLFITAGMGGGTGTGASPIIAKAAKELDILTVAIITTPFSFEGKRRRSQADEGMEELKKYVDSYLVISNDRLREIFGNLTLGSAFGQADDILTTAAKGIAEIITVPGYINVDFKDVRTVMKDSGVAIMGSFAAEGEERALIAVEGALASPLLKDNEIEGARYILLNISSGLREVTMDEVSIITDYIQEKAGLSADLIWGNCTDETLGDRLSVTIIATGFQTSEQRVSEERNKKKISLLTPDEAPMVKVVEPVNSFIQPKTEHSYEPVLKAKEEVAQADLFGGLFNKQESRRVQENDNTVVRHTLAEEEKQPEPQVETGFEFEVKLAETNFVFEMPVAEIPAKPAPEPEPEITVAGLDDDKNDESMEEQLRKSKERILRLKDLSMKLRTTNGLQELENEPAYKRKQLNLQQVQHSSESQVSRFTLSNDQDGGTEIRPNNSFLHDNVD, encoded by the coding sequence ATGCAGTTCGAAATGTTAAAAGATAAGTCGTCAATAATCAAGGTAATTGGTGTTGGTGGCGGTGGCGGCAACGCAGTTAACCATATGTACCTATCGGGTATTACTGGTGTAGATTTTATAATTTGTAATACCGATGCCCAGGCTTTGGAATCTAGTCCTATACCTAACAAGGTACAATTAGGTGCTAGTTTAACTGAAGGAATGGGTGCTGGTTCTATTCCTGAAGTGGGCAAAAATTCGGCTATAGAAAATATAGACGATATTAAAGCCATGTTGGGTAGCACAACCAAAATGTTGTTTATTACTGCCGGGATGGGTGGTGGTACTGGAACAGGTGCTAGTCCGATTATTGCAAAAGCAGCTAAAGAACTTGATATTTTGACAGTTGCTATTATCACCACGCCATTTTCTTTCGAAGGAAAAAGACGTAGGTCGCAAGCTGATGAAGGTATGGAAGAGCTTAAAAAGTATGTTGATTCATACTTGGTTATTTCGAACGATCGCTTGCGTGAAATATTTGGAAACCTAACCTTAGGCTCTGCATTTGGTCAGGCTGATGATATTTTAACCACAGCTGCAAAAGGTATTGCAGAAATTATTACGGTTCCAGGTTATATTAACGTGGATTTTAAAGATGTGCGTACCGTTATGAAAGATAGCGGTGTTGCTATAATGGGTAGTTTTGCTGCCGAAGGCGAAGAACGTGCGTTAATAGCTGTTGAAGGTGCTTTAGCTTCACCATTATTAAAAGATAATGAAATTGAAGGTGCCCGTTATATTCTTTTAAATATAAGTTCTGGCTTGCGTGAAGTAACGATGGATGAGGTTTCCATTATTACAGACTACATTCAGGAAAAAGCAGGTTTATCAGCTGATTTAATCTGGGGTAATTGTACTGATGAAACATTAGGTGATAGACTTTCTGTAACGATTATCGCTACAGGTTTTCAAACTTCAGAACAACGTGTCAGTGAAGAGCGTAACAAAAAGAAGATTTCTTTGTTAACGCCTGATGAAGCCCCGATGGTTAAAGTCGTTGAGCCAGTAAATTCATTTATTCAACCTAAAACTGAGCATTCTTACGAGCCGGTATTAAAAGCTAAAGAAGAAGTAGCGCAAGCTGACCTTTTTGGAGGATTATTTAACAAACAGGAATCAAGAAGAGTTCAGGAAAATGATAATACCGTTGTTCGTCATACTTTAGCAGAAGAAGAAAAACAGCCTGAGCCACAAGTGGAAACTGGTTTTGAGTTTGAAGTGAAATTGGCGGAAACTAATTTCGTTTTTGAAATGCCTGTTGCAGAAATTCCTGCAAAACCGGCACCTGAACCTGAACCAGAAATAACAGTTGCTGGTTTAGATGATGATAAGAATGATGAATCAATGGAAGAGCAATTAAGAAAATCTAAAGAGCGTATTTTACGTTTGAAAGATTTGAGTATGAAATTGCGTACAACCAATGGTTTACAGGAATTAGAAAACGAACCTGCTTACAAGCGTAAACAATTGAATTTGCAACAAGTTCAGCATTCATCTGAATCTCAAGTGAGTCGATTTACTTTAAGTAATGATCAGGATGGTGGAACGGAGATCAGACCTAATAATTCTTTTCTACATGATAACGTTGATTAA
- a CDS encoding aminotransferase class I/II-fold pyridoxal phosphate-dependent enzyme: MDIFEKIAKHMGPLGQHQKWSHGYFSFPKLEGEIAPHMQFNGKEHLVWSLNNYLGLANHPEVRKADEEAAAKFGMAYPMGARMMSGNSKYHEQLEEELAEFVGKPDAFLLNFGYQGMVSIIDTLVDRNDVVVYDAESHACIVDGLRLHMGKRFVYKHNDVESARKQLERATKLVEETGGGILLITEGVFGMSGAQGKLKEIIDLKKDFTFRLLVDDAHGFGTMGKTGAGTHEAQDCIDGVDVYFATFAKSMAGIGAFVASTVEITNFLRYNMRSQTFAKALPMPMVIGLIKRLELLKTKPELKDKLWEIAMTLQKGLRARGLDLGVTDTVVTPVFLKGELSDATAITYDLRQNYGIFCSIVIYPVIPKGMIELRLIPTAVHTLDDVERTLEAFGEVSEKLKSGYYKENQFEVA, encoded by the coding sequence TTGGATATTTTCGAAAAAATAGCAAAGCACATGGGCCCACTTGGTCAACACCAAAAATGGTCTCATGGGTATTTCTCATTTCCAAAATTAGAGGGAGAAATTGCACCACACATGCAATTTAATGGAAAAGAGCATTTGGTTTGGAGTTTAAATAACTATTTAGGTTTAGCCAACCATCCAGAGGTTAGAAAGGCAGATGAAGAAGCGGCAGCTAAATTTGGTATGGCTTACCCAATGGGTGCTCGAATGATGAGTGGTAATTCTAAGTATCACGAGCAATTAGAGGAAGAGCTTGCGGAATTTGTAGGCAAACCTGATGCGTTTTTATTAAATTTTGGCTATCAAGGTATGGTGTCGATTATTGATACATTAGTTGATAGAAACGATGTGGTAGTTTACGATGCCGAATCTCATGCATGTATTGTGGATGGCTTACGTCTACATATGGGCAAAAGGTTTGTGTATAAACACAATGATGTAGAAAGTGCCCGTAAACAGTTAGAAAGAGCAACTAAATTGGTTGAAGAAACTGGTGGTGGTATTCTTTTGATTACTGAAGGTGTTTTCGGAATGAGCGGTGCACAAGGTAAATTAAAAGAAATTATAGATCTTAAAAAGGATTTTACGTTTCGCCTTCTGGTAGATGATGCGCATGGATTTGGTACCATGGGTAAAACTGGTGCAGGTACACATGAAGCCCAAGATTGTATCGATGGTGTGGACGTTTACTTTGCGACATTTGCAAAATCAATGGCTGGTATTGGTGCTTTCGTAGCTTCAACTGTAGAAATAACTAATTTTTTACGTTATAACATGCGTTCGCAAACTTTTGCAAAGGCATTACCAATGCCTATGGTAATTGGTTTGATTAAACGTTTAGAGTTATTAAAAACTAAGCCAGAACTTAAAGATAAATTATGGGAAATTGCTATGACCCTACAAAAAGGCTTGCGGGCACGTGGTTTGGATTTAGGCGTTACTGATACGGTTGTAACACCAGTTTTCTTAAAAGGAGAGTTATCTGATGCAACCGCAATTACTTATGATTTACGTCAGAATTATGGCATTTTCTGCTCTATCGTTATTTATCCTGTTATTCCAAAGGGAATGATAGAATTGCGTTTAATTCCGACAGCTGTGCATACATTGGATGATGTTGAACGTACCTTGGAAGCTTTCGGTGAAGTTTCCGAAAAGCTAAAAAGTGGATATTATAAAGAAAATCAATTCGAAGTGGCTTAA